GTTATTTCAACCACAATCCTCTCCCCTTCGAGTTGGGTACTGAGCGAGAGTTGCATGTGGTAGTTCGTCTCGTTGTTGGCCTTGCTCTCTGTCTCCCTCTCTTCGAGGGCATCGCGGGCATTGGAGATCATGTTGATCCAAACCTGCTCCAGTTGGTAAGGTTCCCCTTGGATTTTGGGTAAGGTAGAAGCGAGAGACTGGGTCACTTCAATTCCCCGAAGTTTGAGCTGCTCTGCCAGAAGCATGAGGGCAGAGGACACTGTTTCGTTCACATCAACTTCCGTGAATTTGAGGGCCTCCTGTCGCGCAAAGGCACGCACATGGCGGATAATCTTAGTGCAACGGGTGACAGAATTTTCGATATCCTTGAGTGCACTGGCAAGTTCTTCATCGGTCAGACGATTTTTTTCCTTGAGCTTTTTGATCGTCGTCACAGCCAGAGAAATCCCCGCCATCGGCTGATTCATTTCGTGAGCCATGCCGGTAGACATCTCGCCCAATGTTGCCAACTTGGCGGTTTGAAAAAGCTGCGTCTGAGATTCAGCCAGTTC
The DNA window shown above is from Deltaproteobacteria bacterium and carries:
- a CDS encoding hybrid sensor histidine kinase/response regulator, whose product is ELAESQTQLFQTAKLATLGEMSTGMAHEMNQPMAGISLAVTTIKKLKEKNRLTDEELASALKDIENSVTRCTKIIRHVRAFARQEALKFTEVDVNETVSSALMLLAEQLKLRGIEVTQSLASTLPKIQGEPYQLEQVWINMISNARDALEERETESKANNETNYHMQLSLSTQLEGERIVVEITDNGIGMTEEVKKKVFEPFFTTKPVGKGTGLGMSIVYGILESHQAKTEIKSELKKGTSMAVSLRLG